Proteins co-encoded in one Brassica rapa cultivar Chiifu-401-42 unplaced genomic scaffold, CAAS_Brap_v3.01 Scaffold0076, whole genome shotgun sequence genomic window:
- the LOC117129727 gene encoding uncharacterized protein LOC117129727 — MVNTTATEKLLIHQTQHFQSVYPSFASERRNVYLGLSTDGFNPFGSHGRQYSLWPVIVTPYNLPPSLCMKREFLFLTILVPGPAHPKKSLDVYLQPLIHELKMLRAEGVEVYDISARQNFIMRAVLMWTISDFAAYGMLSGWTTHGRLACPYCQDNTDAFQLKNGRKTCWFDCHRRYLPHDHPYRKSTTLFTKNKKVFDGPPPEIDGKSILTQLRDFGVESTAKYGGNGHYPVYGYGEHHNWHKKSIFWKLPYWENHLLRHNLDVMHIEKNIFDNIMNTILNVKGKTKDNLKSRLDLQDICARESLHVDGRGRLPMPIYRLDAAAKQEFFDWIIDSVKFPDGYASNLRNCVNREEGKFSGLKSHNCHVMMQHLLPFCFAGLLPKHVHEAIAGKFSI, encoded by the coding sequence ATGGTGAACACAACAGCAACGGAGAAATTGCTCATCCATCAGACGCAACATTTTCAGTCAGTGTATCCTAGTTTTGCAtctgagagaagaaatgtttacCTTGGATTAAGTACGGATGGATTCAACCCGTTCGGAAGCCATGGGAGACAATATTCTCTTTGGCCAGTTATTGTAACACCATACAATTTACCTCCATCATTGTGCATGAAACGAGAGTTTCTCTTTCTCACAATTCTAGTTCCTGGTCCTGCACATCCTAAAAAATCCCTTGATGTTTATTTGCAACCATTGATTCATGAGTTGAAAATGCTACGGGCCGAAGGAGTTGAAGTGTATGATATATCTGCTAGGCAGAATTTTATAATGCGTGCAGTGCTtatgtggaccataagtgactttgcCGCATACGgaatgttatctggatggacaacacaTGGAAGATTAGCGTGTCCCTACTGTCAAGATAacacagatgcgtttcaactgaagaatggaaggaagacatgttggtttgattgtcatagACGATATCTACCCCATGACCATCCGTATCGAAAAAGCACCACTTTGTTTACTAAGAACAAAAAGGTGTTTGATGGTCCGCCACCAGAAATAGATGGAAAATCTATCCTGACTCAACTCAGAGATTTTGGTGTGGAATCAACAGCTAAATATGGGGGAAATGGGCATTATCCAGTTTATGGATATGGCGaacatcacaactggcacaagaaaagtattttttggaagTTGCCGTATTGGGAGAACCATCTACttaggcataatttagatgtgatgcatatagagaagaatataTTTGACAACATCATGAATACCATTCTCAATGTCAAGGGAAAGACGAAAGACAACCTGAAGTCCAGATTAGACTTGCAAGATATATGTGCCCGAGAATCTCTTCACGTGGATGGGAGAGGAAGACTTCCAATGCCTATTTATCGTTTAGATGCAGCTGCAAAGCAAGAGTTCTTCGACTGGATTATAGATAGCGTCAAATTCCCAGATGGATATGCGTCAAATCTAAGGAACTGTGTTAATCGCGAAGAAGGAAAGTTTTCTGGTTTGAAAAGTCATAATTGTCATGTCATGATGCAGCATCTTCTCCCATTTTGCTTCGCTGGTCTTCTTCCAAAACATGTACATGAAGCAATAGCAGGtaaatttagtatttaa